CCGGGTCGACGAACTCCTGGACCGCCTGGGCACTGCTCGTTTTTTCACGACGCTGGATTTGACCAAAGGCTACTGGCAGATTCCCTTATCTCCAGAGTCTAAGGAGAAAACGGCCTTCTCCACTCCGTACGGTTTGTACCAATTTGTTACACTTCCATTCGGGTTGTTCGGGGCCCCAGCCACGTTTCAACGCCTCATGGACCGGGTGCTGCGTCCACATGCTGTATATGCTGCCGCCTACCTGGATGACGTCATCATCCATAGTAACACCTGGGCGGAGCATGTGCAGCAGGTGGCCGCGGTGCTCGAGTCACTGAGGCAGGCGGGGCTCACGGCCAACCCGAAGAAGTGTGCAGTTGGACGGAGGGAGGTACGGTATCTGGGGTACCACTTGGGCGGCGGGCAGGTGCGTCCTCAGGTAGATAAGACAGCAGCGATTGCAGCCTGCCCAAGGCCCAAGACCAAAAAAGAGGTGCGGCGGTTTTTGGGGCTGGCCGGCTATTACCGGCGATTTATTCCCAACTTCGCGGAGCTGACCAGCCCCTTGACTGACCTCACCCGAAAGGGTGCCTCAGATCCGGTCCAGTGGACGGAGCAGTGCCAAGTGTCGTTTGAGAGGGTTAAGCAGGCCCTCTGTGGGGAGCCTCTTCTCCACACACCTgacttctctctcccttttgtcCTGCAGACTGATGCGTCGGGCAGAGGGCTGGGGGCCGTTCTGTCCCAGCAGGTGCGGGGCTTCGACCGCCCAGTGCTGTACATCAGCCGCAAGCTGTCCGAGAGGGAGGCCAGGTACAGCACGGTGGAGAGGGAGTGCCTGGCCATCCGGTGGGCGGTCGATGCTCTGCGGTACTACCTGCTGGGGCGCCCATTCACCCTCTGCTCGGACCACGCTCCCCTCCAGTGGCTCCACCGCATGAAGGATGCCAACGCCCGGATCACCCGGTGGTATCTGGCTCTGCAGCCGTTTAAGTTCACGGTGATCCATAGGCCGGGGGTGCAGATGGCTGTGGCCGACTTCCTTTCCCGCTCTcatgaggagggggggggggggagtgggtTAGGCCGGACGGCTCCCCGGCCTAAGTCGGGCGGTGGAGGTATGTGGAGGGGGCGTGGTGCAtcggctgcaggagagaggtgtggggagggctcaggagagcagcgccaggtgagAGTGATTGGCACACCGGTTTCCTGTTGAGCTAAtcactctctcctttaaaacacagtagcgTGCTGGACCTGGGGAGAGAGACGAGTGAGCCACACAGGGACGGATGCTCCTGGCGGTCGGCAGCAACGGACGCCTGTGATCGACCCCGAGAGAGCTATTGTGTGGCCCGagtattgaaaaataaaaagaacataaaaatcaTCACTCCGTGTGTCTGTTCCTGTCGAGAAACCCACAGTGGCATCAGACTACGCCACACTgactaaacaagctgttctcagagaaaaataaggtccccagaaccctgtttgaagctagaaaggaggcagggtccgccaaatataaacaaagtaaaacagtatgaagttgtgttgtcctttaaggtcagtttgtttactcagtttattcagtcatgaaaacaaagatgaaatcAAACAAAGATGCACGTCTCATGGTGACTGAATGCAGGATGTATCATGGAGTCCTGTTGCCCACCATGGACAAATAATGAAGTTACTATGACCTCATGTGATTGTTACAGACTTAAAGGttcagtatgtaagaatttgccacaTGTTGATTCATACTCCtaacaaacagggggcagcatatcaccagactaactgctaactgctgctgactgtgttCATGTTTAGACATCcgtgactgtagctactgtgagcttgttagctcagttagctgtaaAGCCAGCTGGACTACTttgggagtgttggtgtttacacagctAGCTAGCAGAGACGATTTGGACCGCTGCGAGAAAGAGGCTCACAGGACTGAGACTATCTGGTTATCATGCTAACATTCTGTCCccttctacttcagttgtttgggagaatgctgcaacgctgttttgctgtgaagctccagacattttttgtggactatgaaacttcacctgactttccatcagcatgggggtgtatagataataactgaattttcattcttgggtgaacttattctttaatTTATATGCCATCAAATTAGCTGGATTTCAGTGGCATAGAACTAAGAAAAATGACaagtttttgaatttttttttacatgaagtCAAATACTTTTCTTCAAACTAAACCAACTGATGTAAagaatgtacatttatttttttcttttctcagacTTTGAACAAATGTAGTTTCCCAGTGGACCAATTTACTCTCAAAGTGAAAAAGCACAGTGACACCAGTGTTGCAATGCTcaactttaattcatttatcatCAGAGATTAATTATATCTTGTAAAGCAGAGTAAAGTTAACCCTCCAGCACATCCAACAGAACACATCCGTCCTACAGTCTTTTTCCAAACAGTTGCGCTACATGTCAACTTCCTGTACAACCTCCTGATCTTCTCTCTAGTTTAatccgtctgtctgtttgaagtcattcttttcttcctcctttctcgttaaaggggcactccacaACTTTCCATAGAGACAGATTAGAGGTGGAGAGATTCTGATAGTCCTAAATGTGAGTGGAGATCTactcccacaatgcaactcggTAATGTCTTTCGTTAGACCCCCTTCCCTTGTAAAGTCATGTCTATCAAATGGCGACAGCTCAGGCTCTCTGTAATAAATGTGCCTCTGAGGTAAAGCTAAAATATGCAGATAAGGAGTTGTTAAGTGAATTCTTTTCTTCAACTTAACAAAGCTCACTCAGAGAGCCATAGAAGACATTATACAACAGATTTCACAGGCTGAGCGGCACTTTTGTTGAGTAAATGGACTTAAAATCAAAGGGGTGCCCCTTTAAGCCATAAAGAAATGAGTTCTTCTTTAACTAAACAAACACGATTCAGTGTTTCTCTTCGCCTGAAACTGTTGGAACTTCCTTACAGATCCAAAATGGATCATAAAACTCCATTCAACCTTGTCAGCCAGGGGTAATGCCCATCTCGATTTTCATAAAGTTAGACTAATTCCatccatgtcttcttcttctccttctgacTTGCTTCTGTCCGTCCACAGGCAGACAGCTGCGACCCTCAAGGGCTCCACCAGATCTGAGGCAGCTGCATCGATTAGGCCTTCATCAGTGTTTCAGTATGTgtgctgtgcatgtgttgtgtgtgtgtgtgtgtgtgtgtgtgtcatgtaaGGGCGACACAAACAGTTCTCCTGCTGTGATATCGCCTTAAATTCACAAAGCCACCTTGAGGTGGCACGACCACCCTGCTCCTCCCGCCTCACGCCACCTCCATCTCCCTGACATCTTCGTAGACATCATTGAAGCCGGCTGCCATCGgatggttttgtgttgatggAACTGCCACTCGGTCCTGCTGAAGAGAACATGTGATTAATCTTTAACTAGACACAGCAAAGaaaagatgctgctgctgctgctacattAAAGATAAACTCCACtcctcatttaaaaaatctgtgattttcttttgtcatcTGCACTGTGGATTGTGGGTAGATATTTGGCCAGTATATTCACTGTATTTGttggttattttcatttttcatttttcattattcttATAtgctctgcttttctctctgtctacATCAAATAAGATTTACtacctttcattttttaaatagtcTTATTGTTAGGGGCCAGCCTTTGTTGCTGCCTGGTTAATTTAAATCCTAGTTCAGCTTCTTGCCTAGCAAGACAACATCACTGGAACTTTAATATTACTCTTTGGCATGATGGCCCAACGTGCAAACATAAAAAATCAAAGGTGTGATAGCcagaattatcctttaatacTCATGGCATTAATTTCACAAGATGATTCTTCAGTATTTTTAAAGGTTTGAATGTCAGAATAACTCACTGTGAGGTCTGGTTCATATATGTCATTACTGAAGCCACCACGAGCtgaggaagatgatgatggaCTGGTCCCAGACGTGACTTCAGGCCGGGTTCGAAGGTAATAAACCAGCAGGGCGATCAAAGTGCCGACCAGCAGGAGCATCACGATGACGGACGCTGCTATCCCTCCTGCGTTGTCGTGCTTTAGTGAGGCTACGGGGAAGATGGAAAACATTAGTTTTCATTAACCAGAGAGTGTGctgaagacattttgattttgatatgcCATCAACATCAATGAAGATGTAAGTTAAAATACTTGTTCTTTAGCAGCTAACTGTGAAATACAGGATGTGAGAGCATGAACATGCTAACAACATGCTAGCATTACTTGGAAAAAGTAGAGGTGACTGTGCTGCATTACCAGTCTCAAGTACAATTTACAAGATTgcaatattatttatatattgtagTGAAGTAAATGGAAGCAATTATACAAAATCACTACGCCTGGAGAGAAAAAGTTCCAGCATGCAACTACCTGTAAAAGCGAAATTTGCAgtctttacatttctgtatttgtatgGATTCCCCCCTGCTTCCAgccttaatgctaagctaagctaacctgctgctggccatagcttcatatttaatgtcaAGATTGCGATTGAGAGAAGGGAAGAGGGGATAAGAACTGAGCTGGCCCAGCTTGGCTACTTCTGGCTGATATCCAGTCCCAGGAAAATAAAATTGATAAAATAAGACACTGGCTAACTCAGCAACGAGAAAGCAGAGACTGTTTTGCCCACAGGTCTGGCTCCATCACAACATCAAGCTATTGCACTTGACAGGTGGACCGTCTTCAGGGCCGACAGAACACAAGTCTCTGGTTAAACAAGGGAAGGTGACCTCAGAAAAGCTTTACTTAATTCCACCAGTATGTACACATCACCACCAGGAGAAGAAATACCCAGGACCATGTTAAGACATGGCAGCTACAAAGCCCTTATCCAGATTTTGGTCAATCAGAACATATTTTCTGAGAAAGTTggtaaaaaaactgaaaaacaagctTTGTAGATATGATGTTAGCAgttaaaaagttgaaaaacatgtaaaatcGCTGGCACATCGTACTTAAGACTGGATCTTTGACTTCGCCGGCGCAGTTGATTCCGACAGTATACTCAATGTCATCCAGAGCGACAGCACCTGACGTTCCTTTGATTCCTTCAAACACGATCTGttgatgacaaaaacaagaccACAGCTGACATCATCGCCTGGCTTGCATGCAGAACACTACGTAGGCTTGTTAGTTTATACAGTGAGAGTCTGACCTGATATTCCTTAACAGATGTGATGTTGACGTCAAAGCGTCTCCACGGTGCTTCcagttcactcaaaaccacCAGCTGGTTCAGCAGACCTTCAACCAGCATCCACACCTTCAGCTCCGCAGTGTCTGctgcacacatgaaaaaaagtggATTGTGATACAAGATTAACATGTGGctacagaaaatgtaatgtatctGATGAACAAAGCACAGATGATTCAGAACACTGATCCTTACATGAGTACAGCTTGTAGGCCCAGAATTTCAGGCAGGTGCCCTTGGTCGGGGGCAGGTGAGGGCTCAGCAAGTAAGCGCTTTGCATTGCTGCCGTCCGGTTGCTGCTTGGaaggaacaggaagtgacctagAGGAAAAGACAAGGAagtttacattttgttacatATCAAGGATGAGACACGGACATAGATTAATGATATTTGTGCTTAAAAATGATACAGAGTGTTGTTTCTTCCTGACTGTCAGTGTGCAGATATATTCGATGAGGAGTGAAACACATGACTTGCATGAGCACATGTCGCTTTTTCTACAATATCTACAGTCGAAGTAGCTCAATCCTTGATTATCTTCTATCGGGCTTACCCCTCTCTGTGCCCAGAGTGTGGTCGTGTGGCGGGGTGGAGAAGtgcctctctgcctcctgattggtcagctcccaGTCCAGTTGGTCCATTTCGAGTCCTTTTTGTCCGTTGTGAGTGTTAGTCCAGCTACACAGTCCTTTCTCCAGTGTGCACTTCGAACCTGAGATATTCAATTTCAATAAACTAATTAATTGGAGGTGTAAGAAATAAAGTATGAAGATATTTTATTAACTCCAGGGTAGTTGCATCTAAACATGGCGGGaagatacaaaaaataaaaacaaaaagacaacaaagtcGTTGGAATTTCAAAAGAGCGATCAAAACTGAAGCCACAGAGTCCAAGATATTCTGACATTCAGTCTCACATATACTGTAAGTAAAGTTTCCAATATTTGGACAATGCAGCCTACATTTCTCACAAAACAGGGTCTTTCATTAAACCTTCCCTGCCTGGTACATGCCCATGTCTTTCAAAGACTACATCTGTTTTGTCACACAGGCTctcctttttaaatgaatagtCTTGATGtccagtaaaaacacacatttaaagagcTCGAAAGCTGCAGGATGACCAGCAGAAACCAATGTGGCTGTAATACTGTTAAAGTGACTATAATCTAACTAATATgagtaaaaacaaagatgatCTCTCACAGGTGCTGGTCTAAAatgacctaaaaaaaaaacccttttcacACTAGTCTcagtctgttgtgtgtttctccTTTATTTTGCTGAGGCTGATACAAACCTAGATCTTGACACGGGTGAGCCGAAATAAAGATGTCGTCAATTGCAACGAAAGTGTTTTTGCCTCCGGCTCCGGCCACCTCAAACTCAAGCTGCAGAGCAGAATAAAGCACCACATCAGCTTGGcttaaaagacaaacacaatgtCCTACACGTAAAAATTCACTAATGAAAGTACTCTAAAGTTACTGTGTCAAATTCTGCCGGAGAGGGAAAATTTAACATGCTGCTACAGTCTGAgtgtggatttttaaaggcATTTGAAGACATCTCGGAATTAGACAGCCACCTTTAAATCTACAAAACAGAAGCTGTAAATGGGACAGGAACAAGTAtctaaaagtcatacttgagtaaagaaaagacatcatgttaaaatattatactggttaaagtgaaagtcacGTATAGGaagagtacttgagtacataCTGTATTCAGTGGGTCAACAGATCTAAACCGATccattatatatattatgtcTTTACTCCGACTCAAGCATGACTTCTGGGTTCATTTCACAACACTGCTGATAtacagtttattcattcattgtgtTGAAAAGTCTATCATTGATCCTCCACACTGTACCTGCCAGTCCATAAGGCCACTTATGTTGCCGTTGCCATGGCGCCAGATATCTCCCTGTTCCAGACTGTCAGAGAAGATCTTCACCCTCTCTCCCGTCACCGGCTTCATATACACTGTCAGAGAACCTGAAGAAGTACAAACATATCATATATTGTGTCATATTGTGTTTCTTTGGGTTAATAGTTTGTGTGAGTGCAGGTGTGTGCAGGTGTCTTACCAGGATCCTCTCCTCCCATCTGATACCAGAAATGGACGCACTCGGTCGCAGCGGTTCCTTGGCGAAAAGGCGAGGTGAGGGCTGTCGTATCACCAAAATTAAGGATGTTCGCTGCAGTGTTAACCATCATGTAGAAGCCTGAGCAACCAACCGAGCAGCGCAAAAATCACGATTCACAGTCTCACAGTTTTCTtcaacatttattaaaatgtgacttttctttaatgGGATTCTGTCTCACCCAGTTCAGTCTTCAGAGTGTGGTCAGTTTTGGGTCCAGCAGGCGTGGTGGTGTATCCGTTGCGGTACAGCCAGTTAACTTTACCAGAGCTGCTGTAGCCACACTGCTGGCCTTCAAAGGAACACATCCTTGGCACGGTGCACAAATGGTCCGTGAACGCCACATCGTCGATGGCAATGCGCCCGTCAAAACCGGAGCGAACCGCTTCAAACATCAGCTGGTAGTAGGTCAAAAGTCAGAAAGGGTGAGTTGGACAAGACAGAAGATAATGTTGATCAATCATTCTGGCATTATCTCTTTATCCATCTGGTTTTCAATAACTGGAACACAAAAACCCAATTTAACCCTCTTTTACTCCATCTTCCCTCCTTTTGtcataatttttttaatgaataatgaatttTGAGACATTGTGTAGTAATTTCAGGCTGACTGCTGTTATTCCATACCTGGAAGTTTGTGAGCTGGTGTGGCACTGGGCAGTGTGCTTCATGCCACATGTTGCCATGAGCTCCACTGCGGGTCCAGAGGACACTCTCAGAACCATCCTTATGTAACAGCTTCACATTCAGAACACCTGGACGGGATCAGTGGGTGAGGATGGACCAGCAGCAGTGAGAGGGCAAAGAAATGATTcaattttctcattatttcaaGCCTCTATCAGGTAAGAAGctaatatttcatttcattttcagacagttactcaataaaaaacacttacaaCAGACAGAATATGactattatattattatttatattattatattttttccccttaaaacacacataaagaaaCTTCATTATCTTTATCTCACTCTCTACTGCTTTCCACTCAGTCTCATCCTCACCTGTGTTTGGCCCATAGATTTTGAAGAAGAAGGTCAGGCATTGATATGAAGAAGGTGCCTGTGTGAATGAAATTAAGCGCCCGAACGCACCGCGCAGAGAAGGACTCCACATGTCCACAGCGAGGCTTCTGCCTAGACATCAACATAAGGGTGAGGGGGTATGAGTGATGCAATTAATTAAGACTTGAGGTTTTTGTTGGTTCGATTGttacattttctcaaaaaacTGTGAACAATATCAATATAAATACTCTTTATATTAAACTATGAGCATATGAGTAAAATATTACTCTTAAATGAATACATGGAATGATATAAATATCCTCTTATGGATTCTCTACTCGATATGAAAAGTGCAAAACTTGATGTTACATGCTTGCGGAAGGCTAAAGAAAGGTAgagtcaatgttttttttgtatgtttttgttttaaatgagctTACCTATCCCGATGGTGTGGTCCATCCCACTGAGCATTGCCCAGTCAAAGTTATCACTGTTGTCCTGATACCATCCACACATTCCATCTTCAAAGTTGCATGAGAGGgctggcaaaaaaataaataaatcaaagcattgagacatttaaaaaaactataaaCTGTCTCAATATTGTGCGTAAATTGTAACAAGTGATTAGAGTTACCTGTTGCAGAGGATGGGAAATATTCAGCATGACAGCTGGCGAAGCGGACGTTTCTCACTTTGATCTTTGTGCATGGACAGATTTTCACCCGACGAGCTTCAAACACCAGCTGGTAGAGATAAAATTAGGAAAACAAAAGAGCCTCATGAGTGAAAAGACTTTCACTGAACTCATCAAATTTTGGGGAATGACTCgattttggagccagcctcatgtggccatttgaggaactgcagttttggGCAACTCTAGTTAACCTGCTTTTTGTACCaaagtttgacttcctgtttaaTTTTTCGGCTCATATCTGTGACTCAACTGTCATCATCAAAGCAGAAATGTCACTacaacataacattaaaaaaatgattggTTATTtggctgaaagaaaaaaaagctaattttgCCACAGATAATTCCAAAAATTGAATTTTTCATCATCA
This portion of the Pagrus major chromosome 12, Pma_NU_1.0 genome encodes:
- the mamdc4 gene encoding apical endosomal glycoprotein — encoded protein: MKTLQLRSSALVLLVILQFVAGSLAHPCQSPGVRCDFVCDCSDCSDESDCGHNGKEFECDFEDAMCGWTDQSINAPVYGWVRFQRGDTLPDSGPSSDYTTGTATGWFMGVTAVNTDSVSRAVLTSPNMQQSSPTCRLRLRYFLWDSGHAGLGTTPLWASVHHQDAREAVVWRPEATSVRGWREATIYLGRIPGPFQIRLHSQRSQGGKGDVAVDQLEFLDCALPLPLPGPECPTNMIECAREGCVDQRQVCDGTDDCGDGTDELGCGDFRLCDFEEGLCDWDLSSISNLKWFRTNQQSLSITDPLKGPGRDHSNNSATGHFLYVTVPDGGLKMDWAAFQSPRLEPTNSTHPCKMVMYTHQFGPRSGGLTVLVADQKIYPVWERAGALGDVWVKAEVEIVTNATFQIVIMAAIRDFAYGGIAIDSIVLSPECSLSPVNDTWAAFPDHPKEPCTESDKMCDFHGDCPGEEDEAKCGDFSYTGGSSGWTDTSIGNQGWVLFENSTSKEEYLSVDVAPGQQLTEALTRTPLLGPSGPACTLSFDFALTGNPGHIGELSIRVIDSMLGVQPKLWEFSGKTGTDEESWQEANLNIGARKHRFQLVFEARRVKICPCTKIKVRNVRFASCHAEYFPSSATALSCNFEDGMCGWYQDNSDNFDWAMLSGMDHTIGIGRSLAVDMWSPSLRGAFGRLISFTQAPSSYQCLTFFFKIYGPNTGVLNVKLLHKDGSESVLWTRSGAHGNMWHEAHCPVPHQLTNFQLMFEAVRSGFDGRIAIDDVAFTDHLCTVPRMCSFEGQQCGYSSSGKVNWLYRNGYTTTPAGPKTDHTLKTELGFYMMVNTAANILNFGDTTALTSPFRQGTAATECVHFWYQMGGEDPGSLTVYMKPVTGERVKIFSDSLEQGDIWRHGNGNISGLMDWQLEFEVAGAGGKNTFVAIDDIFISAHPCQDLGSKCTLEKGLCSWTNTHNGQKGLEMDQLDWELTNQEAERHFSTPPHDHTLGTERGHFLFLPSSNRTAAMQSAYLLSPHLPPTKGTCLKFWAYKLYSSDTAELKVWMLVEGLLNQLVVLSELEAPWRRFDVNITSVKEYQIVFEGIKGTSGAVALDDIEYTVGINCAGEVKDPVLTSLKHDNAGGIAASVIVMLLLVGTLIALLVYYLRTRPEVTSGTSPSSSSSARGGFSNDIYEPDLTDRVAVPSTQNHPMAAGFNDVYEDVREMEVA